From the Lepus europaeus isolate LE1 chromosome 12, mLepTim1.pri, whole genome shotgun sequence genome, one window contains:
- the CACFD1 gene encoding calcium channel flower homolog — translation MSGSDGAAVSAGSAPPAQEEGMTWWYRWLCRLSGVLGAVSCAVSGLFSCVTIHPLNVAAGVWMIMNAFVLLLCEAPFCCQFVEFATAVAERVDRLRSWQKAVFYCGMAVIPIVMSLTLTTLLGNAIAFATGVLYGLSALGKKGDAVSYARIQQQKQQADEGRLAETLEGEL, via the exons ATGAGCGGCTCGGACGGGGCGGCGGTGTCCGCCGGCTCGGCGCCGCCCGCGCAGGAGGAGGGCATGACGTGGTGGTACCGCTGGCTGTGTCGCCTGTCGGGGGTGCTGGGGGCCGTCT CTTGCGCCGTCTCCGGTCTATTCAGTTGCGTCACCATCCACCCTCTGAACGTGGCGGCCGGTGTGTGGATGAT caTGAACGCCTTCGTCCTGCTGCTGTGCGAGGCGCCCTTCTGCTGCCAGTTTGTGGAGTTCGCGACCGCGGTGGCCGAGAGGGTGGACCGGCTGCGCTCCTGGCAgaaggccgtcttctactgcgg GATGGCCGTCATCCCCATCGTCATGAGCCTGACGCTGACCACGCTGCTGGGCAACGCCATTGCCTTTGCCACGGGGGTGCTGTACGGACTGTCCGCCCTGGGCAAGAA GGGCGATGCCGTCTCCTACGCCCGGATccagcagcagaagcagcaggcagACGAGGGGAGGCTGGCAGAGACCCTGGAGGGGGAGCTGTGA